In Bacteriovorax sp. Seq25_V, a single genomic region encodes these proteins:
- a CDS encoding cache domain-containing protein: protein MKKILCILLIMTATPILAQRAKKLELVSFVKEAAAFAKSNGFKKACDEFNDGSKFKRGEFYIFAYNYKGVVLCHGAKKALIGKDLLNFKDVKGTELIKDFIREIKEGNGFVKYYWDHPETKTVKRKLGYAEKINEEYWIGSGIYFEEKE, encoded by the coding sequence ATGAAAAAAATATTATGTATTTTACTAATAATGACGGCAACACCTATTCTAGCTCAAAGAGCAAAAAAACTCGAACTTGTAAGTTTTGTCAAAGAGGCTGCAGCTTTCGCTAAGAGCAATGGATTTAAAAAAGCTTGTGATGAATTTAACGATGGATCAAAGTTTAAAAGAGGAGAATTTTACATTTTTGCATACAACTATAAAGGTGTTGTTTTATGCCATGGAGCAAAAAAAGCACTCATAGGAAAAGATCTACTCAATTTTAAAGATGTTAAAGGAACTGAACTAATAAAGGACTTTATTCGTGAAATAAAAGAAGGTAATGGCTTCGTAAAATACTACTGGGACCACCCCGAAACAAAAACAGTAAAAAGAAAACTTGGTTATGCTGAAAAGATCAATGAAGAATATTGGATCGGTTCAGGAATCTACTTCGAAGAAAAAGAATAA
- a CDS encoding porin, whose amino-acid sequence MKKQIAVLAVLATPLASAMEMKMPTVYGKINKAYVNVDQEQNVAKTRNDKSNAGIVEVLNSVSRVGVKGSESVDGGITASYKLELGLDSTNDSVALRNAEVSLKHSYGTLLIGQTYNPFSVVGLGADPMASNIAGHQGADMAQYVAQASSLKTNLGTQGIGFTYRGRVDGATYTTPELMGFTYTISQDKDGKNERETNTENHTEHLLSYKRAISGLDLNLYAGMGSWSQTGTKDNKEMLYGLGLTKNAFKFNAALSSSETKNVGNTFSYEIERTFVAASYSMDKHNIALTYQTREDKNFDNTKDSKYKTTQMAVGYKHQCTKNIDLNLTYAKLEIENETTGATSDDKKNNGNDATLIAAGIQLKF is encoded by the coding sequence ATGAAAAAGCAAATTGCTGTTTTAGCAGTATTAGCTACTCCACTAGCATCTGCTATGGAAATGAAAATGCCAACTGTTTACGGGAAAATTAACAAAGCTTACGTAAACGTTGACCAAGAACAAAACGTTGCAAAGACTAGAAATGACAAGTCTAACGCAGGAATTGTTGAAGTACTAAACTCTGTTTCTAGAGTTGGAGTTAAAGGCTCAGAATCTGTAGATGGTGGAATCACAGCATCTTACAAACTAGAACTTGGACTAGACTCTACAAATGATTCTGTAGCCCTAAGAAACGCAGAAGTATCTTTAAAACACAGCTACGGAACCCTACTAATCGGACAAACTTACAACCCATTCTCAGTAGTAGGCCTAGGAGCTGACCCAATGGCATCAAACATTGCAGGTCACCAAGGGGCAGACATGGCTCAGTATGTTGCTCAAGCAAGCTCTCTTAAAACAAACCTTGGTACTCAAGGTATTGGCTTTACTTACAGAGGAAGAGTTGATGGTGCAACTTACACGACTCCTGAGTTGATGGGATTCACTTACACGATCTCTCAAGACAAAGACGGAAAAAACGAAAGAGAAACAAACACAGAGAACCACACAGAACATTTACTTTCATACAAAAGAGCTATCTCTGGACTTGACTTAAATCTTTATGCTGGTATGGGTTCATGGTCACAAACAGGAACTAAAGACAACAAAGAAATGCTTTATGGTCTTGGTCTAACAAAAAACGCTTTCAAGTTCAATGCAGCTCTTTCAAGCTCTGAAACAAAAAACGTTGGTAACACATTCTCTTATGAAATCGAAAGAACTTTCGTAGCAGCTAGTTATTCAATGGACAAGCACAATATTGCTCTTACATACCAAACAAGAGAAGACAAAAACTTTGATAACACTAAAGACAGCAAATACAAAACAACTCAAATGGCTGTTGGTTACAAGCACCAGTGTACAAAAAATATCGATCTTAACCTAACATATGCTAAACTTGAGATTGAAAACGAAACAACTGGAGCAACTTCTGATGACAAGAAGAACAATGGTAACGATGCAACTTTGATTGCAGCGGGTATTCAGTTAAAGTTCTAG
- the rimM gene encoding ribosome maturation factor RimM (Essential for efficient processing of 16S rRNA): MRKSNLVQLGFCTKPHGIKGGVTLHLENSEDSILENGMEVMLFPRSPESKISEQGQVFKIKTINFGNKPICYFENLTDRNVTESLIPFDIFVDRDSFPELEEGEFYISDLIGLDVIDFETREKLGRVTKYFDNTAQIVLTMKINNEFIDLPFVDQFFPEVDVEAGFIAIVKPEVI, encoded by the coding sequence ATGAGAAAATCAAATTTAGTGCAACTTGGATTTTGCACGAAACCGCATGGAATAAAGGGTGGAGTGACACTGCACCTCGAAAATAGTGAAGATTCAATTCTTGAAAATGGAATGGAGGTTATGCTCTTTCCGAGAAGTCCAGAGAGTAAAATTTCTGAACAGGGTCAAGTTTTCAAAATTAAAACTATTAATTTTGGTAACAAACCAATTTGTTACTTTGAAAATTTGACAGATAGGAATGTAACCGAATCCTTGATTCCTTTTGATATTTTTGTTGATAGGGATAGCTTTCCTGAGCTTGAAGAAGGTGAGTTTTATATTTCGGATCTTATTGGTCTTGATGTGATTGATTTCGAAACTCGTGAGAAGCTTGGTCGGGTGACAAAGTATTTTGATAATACTGCACAGATTGTTCTAACGATGAAAATAAATAACGAGTTTATTGATTTGCCATTTGTTGATCAGTTTTTTCCTGAAGTTGATGTTGAAGCCGGGTTTATTGCGATTGTTAAACCTGAGGTAATCTAG
- the trmD gene encoding tRNA (guanosine(37)-N1)-methyltransferase TrmD, whose protein sequence is MKKKIWIITLFPQMFESFIDVGVVGRYFDGVNAEIECLYLGDFSPKSFKGADGAPYGGGPGMVMRADVLEGAIKKVFSNYSDPSNLEVIYTAPRGEELTNKMSRKLASDFTAAKGKDFVFICGRYEGIDERFIEQYVTRIISIGDFVLSGGELAVMTIIDSFSRFIDGVLGNSESFEDDSFEEGLIEGPSYTRPEIFNGVKVPDVLLSGNHKLINEYRVKKKLEFTKKLRPDLYALYENNRGKK, encoded by the coding sequence TTGAAAAAAAAGATTTGGATTATTACCTTATTTCCGCAGATGTTTGAAAGTTTCATAGATGTTGGTGTCGTTGGACGCTATTTTGATGGAGTGAATGCGGAGATAGAGTGTTTGTATCTTGGAGACTTTTCGCCAAAGAGTTTTAAAGGTGCGGATGGGGCTCCTTATGGTGGTGGTCCAGGGATGGTGATGCGCGCGGATGTTCTTGAGGGCGCGATCAAGAAAGTATTTTCTAATTATTCAGATCCTTCAAATTTGGAGGTTATCTATACGGCACCGAGAGGTGAGGAGCTAACAAATAAGATGTCGCGAAAGCTAGCGAGTGATTTTACAGCAGCTAAGGGCAAGGATTTTGTCTTTATCTGTGGACGCTATGAAGGCATTGATGAGCGTTTCATTGAGCAGTATGTGACAAGAATCATTTCTATTGGAGACTTTGTTCTTTCCGGAGGAGAGCTAGCTGTCATGACGATCATTGATTCGTTTTCGAGGTTTATTGATGGTGTTCTTGGAAATAGTGAAAGTTTTGAGGATGACTCATTTGAAGAGGGCTTGATTGAGGGGCCCTCTTATACGAGACCCGAGATTTTTAATGGAGTGAAGGTTCCTGATGTGTTATTAAGTGGGAATCATAAGTTAATAAATGAATATCGAGTAAAGAAGAAGTTAGAGTTTACTAAAAAGCTTAGACCAGATCTATATGCTTTGTATGAAAATAATAGGGGAAAGAAATAG
- a CDS encoding RNA methyltransferase, producing the protein MKNDIYLGLVHHPITNKMGEVVTTSVTNLDIHDISRSCRTFGIRNYFLVTPLKPQHDLVNKILGHWEEDKAAAYNPDRQDALSVARLVDSVEMGIERIKEIHGVEPLVTVTGANFKTCTGREKDLLSKASVDKRPIFLLFGTGWGLHARVLERAEFALEPIFGASEDGYNHLSVRSAVAIYLDRLARASETMK; encoded by the coding sequence GTGAAAAATGATATTTATTTGGGGTTAGTTCACCACCCGATTACAAATAAAATGGGTGAGGTTGTTACAACTTCTGTGACTAATTTAGATATTCACGATATTTCGAGAAGCTGTCGTACATTTGGAATTAGGAACTACTTTCTTGTGACGCCACTTAAGCCTCAACACGATTTAGTTAATAAAATTTTAGGGCATTGGGAAGAAGATAAGGCCGCGGCGTATAACCCGGATCGACAAGATGCGTTGTCTGTGGCGAGACTTGTGGACTCGGTAGAGATGGGTATTGAGAGAATTAAGGAAATACACGGGGTTGAGCCACTGGTAACGGTTACTGGGGCTAATTTTAAGACTTGCACGGGGCGTGAAAAAGATTTACTATCTAAAGCCTCGGTTGACAAACGTCCGATTTTTCTGTTATTTGGTACAGGATGGGGTCTTCACGCACGAGTTCTCGAACGGGCCGAATTTGCACTTGAACCAATTTTTGGAGCAAGTGAAGATGGGTACAATCATTTGTCTGTTCGATCAGCTGTCGCCATTTATTTGGATCGACTAGCGCGCGCCTCTGAGACCATGAAATAA
- the rplS gene encoding 50S ribosomal protein L19, whose protein sequence is MNLIDIVNADHMNPKAAEIPHFITGDTVAVHAKITEAGKTRIQIFQGVVIALKERGKLTGHFRVRKISSGMGVERVFPFHSPNVEKVEVVQRGKSRRAKLYYLRERSGKSARIAIDYDRK, encoded by the coding sequence ATGAACTTAATTGACATCGTAAACGCGGATCACATGAATCCAAAAGCTGCAGAAATCCCACATTTCATTACTGGGGATACTGTTGCAGTTCACGCAAAAATCACTGAAGCGGGTAAGACTCGTATTCAGATTTTCCAAGGTGTAGTTATTGCACTTAAGGAAAGAGGAAAGCTAACTGGTCACTTCAGAGTTAGAAAAATCTCTTCTGGAATGGGTGTTGAAAGGGTATTTCCTTTCCATTCTCCAAACGTAGAGAAAGTAGAAGTTGTTCAAAGAGGTAAGTCTCGTAGAGCAAAACTATACTACCTAAGAGAAAGATCAGGTAAGTCTGCAAGAATTGCAATCGATTACGACAGAAAGTAA
- a CDS encoding ribonuclease HII, whose protein sequence is MSFFEKEYIKKYHRFIAATDEVGRGPLAGPVVATSVCFDGDLKKIKNIVSRLEGFGVTDSKKLTDNKRRKILQELNIDYSKEFGEFDIDGQLLKYRTVEKCNQYIEEHNILKSSLDAMKEAVASFGLREGVVLIDGNKKFDFPEADLYPIVKGDSKSVLIGLSSIIAKIYRDDLMIKFSRDFPHYGFEKNAGYPTAVHRAGISEHGITPIHRKTFKGVKEFVNGREVL, encoded by the coding sequence GTGTCATTTTTTGAAAAAGAATATATTAAAAAATATCATCGCTTTATTGCGGCAACGGATGAAGTTGGGCGAGGCCCACTTGCTGGGCCCGTTGTTGCGACTTCAGTTTGTTTTGATGGTGATTTGAAAAAAATTAAAAATATCGTTTCAAGACTTGAAGGCTTTGGTGTTACTGATTCGAAGAAACTTACAGATAATAAAAGAAGAAAAATTCTTCAAGAGTTGAATATTGATTATTCAAAAGAGTTTGGAGAGTTTGATATTGATGGGCAGTTACTAAAATACAGAACTGTTGAAAAATGTAATCAGTATATAGAAGAACATAATATTTTGAAATCATCACTGGATGCAATGAAAGAAGCTGTCGCAAGTTTTGGCCTAAGAGAAGGTGTTGTGCTGATTGATGGAAATAAGAAATTTGATTTTCCTGAGGCTGATCTCTATCCGATTGTTAAAGGTGATTCGAAGTCAGTTTTAATTGGTCTCAGTTCAATTATTGCAAAAATTTATCGTGATGATTTAATGATTAAATTTTCGAGAGATTTTCCACATTACGGTTTTGAAAAAAATGCAGGTTATCCGACTGCTGTTCATCGCGCAGGTATCTCTGAGCATGGTATTACTCCTATTCACCGAAAAACATTTAAAGGTGTAAAGGAGTTTGTTAATGGGAGAGAAGTTCTCTAA
- a CDS encoding STAS domain-containing protein, with protein MSMRARVRTDATGNITVHMEGGMDFENIVPLQQELSTLTKNHPTSLITIDLTSLDFVGSSGINIFVDTVKFLNNKKDQIRLSNVSSEFMKVFKLYNFDAMSLIHDEFDTDDTEFSKFFGQKRTFQN; from the coding sequence ATGTCAATGAGAGCAAGAGTTAGAACAGATGCAACAGGGAACATCACTGTCCATATGGAAGGTGGAATGGATTTTGAAAATATCGTTCCTCTACAACAAGAACTAAGCACGCTTACTAAGAATCACCCAACATCGCTTATCACGATTGACCTTACTTCGCTTGATTTTGTAGGATCATCTGGGATCAATATTTTTGTTGATACTGTAAAGTTTCTGAACAACAAGAAAGATCAAATCAGACTCTCAAATGTTAGTTCTGAATTTATGAAAGTTTTTAAGCTTTATAACTTCGATGCAATGTCACTCATTCACGATGAATTTGACACTGACGACACTGAATTTTCTAAATTCTTTGGTCAAAAAAGAACGTTTCAAAACTAG
- the rsmI gene encoding 16S rRNA (cytidine(1402)-2'-O)-methyltransferase, which translates to MILTLVSTPIGNLEDITLRALNALKNSAIVLAEDTRVTKKLFEALEIDYSDKKIMSFNDHDQAKIPAIYRSLEGKEVTLVSDAGSPVVSDPAYPLIRYLLEAGGTLATVPGVSAPTCALELSGLPSLPNTFHGFIGRKKGEILTKFEECQSIGGLHIFFESPHRILDTIEILAEFSPESQVSVSREITKKFETTHRFLAKDFKTQEILDKGEFVFCVWFEKSSAKIAGGLDKLAQAYLDKKTPKNLAKLIAPILNLSTNEVYQKITE; encoded by the coding sequence ATGATTTTGACACTAGTTTCAACACCAATTGGAAATCTCGAAGATATAACACTGCGTGCATTAAACGCACTTAAAAACTCAGCGATTGTTCTAGCTGAAGATACGCGAGTAACAAAGAAATTATTTGAGGCCCTAGAGATTGATTATAGTGATAAAAAAATTATGTCATTCAATGATCATGACCAGGCAAAGATTCCTGCTATTTATCGCTCTCTCGAAGGAAAAGAAGTGACACTTGTTTCCGATGCTGGAAGTCCTGTTGTTAGTGATCCTGCTTATCCATTGATTAGATACCTGCTTGAAGCTGGTGGAACCTTGGCCACTGTACCAGGTGTAAGCGCTCCAACATGTGCGCTGGAGCTCTCTGGTCTGCCATCGCTGCCAAATACATTTCATGGTTTTATTGGAAGAAAAAAAGGTGAAATACTCACTAAATTTGAGGAGTGTCAGTCAATTGGTGGTCTACATATATTTTTTGAAAGTCCTCATCGAATTTTAGATACGATTGAAATTTTAGCTGAGTTTAGTCCAGAGTCACAAGTTAGTGTTAGTCGTGAGATTACGAAGAAGTTTGAAACTACTCATCGATTCCTTGCGAAAGATTTTAAGACACAGGAAATTCTTGATAAAGGTGAGTTTGTATTCTGTGTATGGTTTGAAAAGAGTAGTGCTAAAATTGCAGGTGGTCTGGATAAATTAGCTCAAGCTTATCTTGATAAAAAAACTCCGAAAAATTTAGCTAAATTGATAGCTCCAATTTTGAATTTATCTACTAATGAAGTTTATCAGAAAATAACAGAGTAA
- a CDS encoding HD domain-containing phosphohydrolase, with the protein MMTKKQLSKKIERYEELIKLGQLTSSSLDYKNIQKKSEGKIKTLLNCERVMIFRYDNKKNILFREFQLDNKTEVVKVEVNEYTLMGSSALYSAILSFDELQKDLRYKKSPKYLRDISPSSVLYVPLLSKGELLGVIEAINSNAGKFDEEDIHFAQAIANQMTMSVENYLLFEKLQAQFIQVVEALADTIGKKDAYTGGHTKRVRHFAEMIACELDLPFEDMNNVKLAAVLHDIGKIGIEDSILKKRSPLTADEFEIMKKHPMLGYEILGHIESLSAVVDGMRFHHERPDGRGYPFGLKGDEIPLIAMIISVADTFDAMISTRPYRKGLPPMLAWQEIVDNRGTQFSERVVDAFDSAFRKTKMFKPSQLDKYKKAS; encoded by the coding sequence ATGATGACAAAAAAACAATTATCAAAAAAAATTGAACGTTATGAAGAATTGATTAAACTTGGTCAATTAACTTCGTCATCTCTTGATTATAAGAACATCCAAAAAAAGTCAGAAGGAAAAATTAAGACGCTTTTAAATTGTGAACGAGTGATGATTTTTCGCTATGACAATAAGAAGAATATTTTATTTCGTGAATTCCAACTCGATAATAAAACCGAAGTAGTTAAAGTTGAAGTTAATGAGTATACGCTGATGGGCTCTAGTGCGCTATATAGTGCGATATTATCGTTTGATGAACTTCAAAAAGATCTTCGCTATAAGAAATCTCCAAAATACTTGCGCGATATTAGTCCATCAAGTGTTCTCTATGTGCCTCTGTTGTCAAAGGGAGAGCTTCTTGGAGTAATCGAAGCAATTAATTCGAATGCTGGTAAGTTTGATGAAGAAGATATTCATTTTGCCCAAGCGATCGCTAACCAAATGACGATGTCGGTTGAGAATTACCTTCTATTTGAAAAGCTTCAGGCTCAATTCATTCAGGTTGTAGAGGCCCTGGCCGATACGATTGGGAAGAAAGATGCCTATACTGGCGGTCATACGAAGAGGGTAAGGCACTTTGCTGAGATGATTGCCTGTGAGTTGGATCTTCCATTTGAAGATATGAACAACGTGAAGCTTGCGGCTGTTTTACATGATATCGGAAAAATTGGTATTGAAGATAGTATTCTAAAAAAACGCTCACCTTTAACGGCAGATGAATTTGAGATAATGAAAAAGCATCCAATGCTTGGATATGAAATTCTTGGCCATATTGAGTCTCTTTCTGCAGTAGTTGATGGAATGAGATTTCATCACGAAAGACCTGATGGGCGAGGTTATCCATTTGGTTTAAAGGGTGATGAGATTCCACTTATTGCTATGATTATTTCGGTTGCTGATACTTTTGATGCAATGATCTCGACAAGGCCTTATAGGAAAGGATTGCCTCCTATGTTAGCGTGGCAAGAGATTGTTGATAATCGTGGAACTCAGTTCTCAGAGAGAGTTGTTGACGCATTTGACAGTGCATTTCGCAAAACAAAAATGTTTAAACCTTCTCAGTTGGATAAATATAAAAAAGCGAGTTAA
- a CDS encoding MBL fold metallo-hydrolase — protein sequence MIVKVIGGHGGVSPGYRATSYLIDNKILIDAGSVASGIPIVEQAQIDHILISHSHLDHISDLAFLADNCFGMKGKPFMIYTNKEVETNVMSHLLNDAIWPDFTKLPSAKEPTLKFNNFEAGQTITLGEYKVTAVAVNHFAGSLGFIIEKDGASIVFTQDTGPTDEIWKVASGVRNLKGIFSEVSFPNSLMQIAIDSRHHTPSTMKEEIKKMPKDVPIFLGHLKPNFQEQLYQEIGSLNEPRITILGSDNSNFVF from the coding sequence ATGATTGTAAAAGTGATAGGTGGTCACGGAGGGGTGTCTCCTGGATATAGGGCAACCTCATACCTTATCGACAATAAAATTTTAATAGATGCTGGTTCTGTCGCTAGCGGTATTCCAATTGTTGAACAAGCACAAATTGATCACATTTTAATATCACATTCACATCTTGATCATATTTCTGATTTAGCATTTCTTGCAGATAATTGTTTTGGAATGAAAGGGAAGCCTTTCATGATTTATACAAATAAAGAAGTTGAGACTAATGTTATGTCACATCTCTTAAACGATGCGATATGGCCAGATTTCACAAAGCTTCCATCTGCAAAAGAGCCGACTTTAAAATTTAATAATTTTGAAGCAGGGCAAACGATTACTCTTGGAGAGTATAAGGTGACGGCAGTTGCTGTAAATCACTTTGCGGGATCGCTTGGTTTTATTATTGAAAAAGATGGTGCTAGTATTGTCTTTACTCAAGATACGGGACCAACTGATGAGATTTGGAAAGTTGCTAGTGGAGTTAGAAATCTTAAAGGGATCTTTTCTGAAGTAAGTTTTCCTAATTCTTTAATGCAAATTGCGATTGATAGTCGACATCATACTCCTTCAACAATGAAAGAAGAGATTAAAAAGATGCCAAAAGATGTTCCTATTTTCTTGGGCCATCTAAAGCCAAATTTTCAGGAACAGCTCTATCAAGAGATCGGATCATTAAATGAACCAAGAATAACTATTCTTGGTTCAGATAATTCAAATTTTGTTTTTTGA
- a CDS encoding LPS-assembly protein LptD, protein MINIRIKQFISLAHIILSLLFSFLFLAGESYAKEVLSFGDQNKLQILSDKAYRKTTENSYEAQGNVIIKLGANSIYGEKASLSFATNESKILGNVRYVGPAFTLYGTELSYNLKTQTLQAMNAKLVDENFVILGKSIRRDNTGNFIAKDAEYTTCRDCPESWSIQGSDVKVVPNEYIYLKHTFVKVKGVVVLYIPYLVLPIKKDRESGLLFPKFGFDLDKGFYFQQPYFQVINKSSDLTLSPTSYGRRAIGGEFEYRKVINSESNFDFFGMEASDKIWRAEKTTSELEGSRNLRQFYDTNVYYKPNHKFSIFGDVAFLSDLDIQADYDIYLNERLIDNEHGLNFGTELNLDSFSITGYGSFKNNSFFNNAKGFDHSYVQNIGTVEIAHTPYAILENLGFLNRLSFSESIVFSKFKQNHRKSETTQLNLSRIDYTPKLSLDVTLFNFLNFESSLQFDGQYYYLDDKNLAQTARKYGKHFKNSLWLELEKSYGQAYVEKVEVQQVSTEMKDSSLITNVPQLDKQKREKSILHSSYKHLLKFELAHSYYKKQKYSGNTSLIESFEDESQGTRFDERDIIRGSDSVLFDSSTRTDLPESNTIEFSFFNSLLRKTPRSNYSPFESFKYNYNNFDVTKVFYFNISQGLLVGPNYEDFDDRLARLATSFGINIGKFNLSGSEYYFHQNQKHITSIGVDHTVDYFKYRLSYSYDSFSEQRRYLESNFTLSLSDMIELRTGHYYDFELQRVYESYVGALYSPDNNCWKFDLEYRQKDKILDNVKTQDRIISFNFLLNYSSKGFNSLLGLRI, encoded by the coding sequence ATGATAAATATAAGAATAAAACAATTTATATCTCTGGCTCATATTATTTTATCGCTGCTTTTCAGCTTTTTATTCTTAGCCGGTGAATCCTACGCCAAAGAAGTTCTCTCTTTTGGTGATCAAAATAAGTTACAAATCCTTTCTGATAAAGCTTACCGCAAGACCACTGAAAATTCTTATGAGGCCCAGGGAAATGTTATTATTAAACTTGGGGCTAACTCAATCTATGGTGAAAAGGCCTCTTTATCATTTGCAACTAATGAAAGTAAAATCCTTGGCAATGTTCGTTATGTTGGGCCAGCTTTTACCCTTTACGGAACTGAGCTTTCCTACAATCTAAAAACACAGACACTACAGGCGATGAATGCCAAGCTCGTCGATGAGAATTTTGTTATCCTTGGAAAGTCTATAAGACGTGACAATACAGGAAACTTTATTGCAAAGGATGCCGAGTACACTACTTGCCGCGACTGCCCGGAGTCGTGGAGTATTCAGGGAAGTGACGTCAAAGTTGTTCCAAATGAGTATATCTATTTAAAGCATACTTTTGTTAAAGTTAAAGGGGTTGTCGTTCTCTATATTCCTTATCTTGTTCTTCCGATTAAAAAAGACAGAGAGAGTGGTCTTTTATTTCCAAAATTTGGCTTTGATCTTGATAAAGGTTTCTACTTCCAACAGCCTTATTTCCAGGTAATAAATAAGTCATCTGATTTAACTCTATCTCCAACTTCTTATGGAAGAAGGGCCATCGGTGGAGAGTTTGAATATCGAAAAGTTATTAATTCAGAATCTAATTTTGATTTCTTTGGAATGGAGGCGTCTGATAAAATTTGGAGGGCCGAAAAAACAACTTCAGAACTTGAGGGCTCACGTAACTTAAGACAATTCTACGACACAAACGTTTATTACAAGCCAAATCATAAATTTAGTATTTTTGGTGATGTGGCATTCCTTTCAGATCTTGATATACAGGCGGATTACGATATTTACCTCAATGAAAGATTGATTGATAATGAGCATGGATTGAATTTTGGGACAGAGTTAAATCTGGACTCTTTTTCAATCACTGGTTATGGCTCATTTAAGAATAATAGCTTCTTTAATAATGCTAAGGGATTTGATCATTCCTATGTTCAGAATATAGGGACTGTTGAAATTGCGCACACTCCGTATGCAATACTAGAAAATTTAGGTTTTTTAAATCGTCTTTCTTTTTCAGAATCAATAGTATTTAGTAAGTTCAAACAAAATCATAGAAAGAGTGAAACAACTCAGTTGAACCTTTCGAGAATTGATTACACGCCTAAGCTTTCATTAGATGTTACTCTTTTTAATTTTTTAAACTTTGAATCTTCTTTGCAGTTTGATGGGCAATATTATTATCTTGATGATAAGAACCTTGCTCAAACAGCTAGGAAGTACGGGAAACATTTTAAAAATTCTCTTTGGCTTGAACTAGAAAAAAGTTATGGACAGGCCTATGTCGAAAAAGTTGAAGTTCAGCAGGTTAGTACTGAGATGAAAGATAGCTCTCTTATAACCAATGTTCCGCAACTTGATAAGCAAAAGCGAGAAAAGAGTATTCTTCATAGTTCTTATAAACATCTTTTAAAGTTTGAGTTAGCCCATTCTTATTACAAAAAGCAGAAATACTCAGGTAATACTTCGCTTATTGAAAGTTTTGAAGACGAGTCTCAAGGAACACGTTTTGATGAAAGAGATATTATACGCGGTTCTGATAGTGTTTTATTTGACTCATCGACTAGAACGGACTTACCTGAATCAAATACGATTGAGTTTTCATTTTTTAATTCCTTACTTAGAAAAACTCCAAGATCAAATTATTCACCATTTGAGAGTTTTAAATACAACTATAATAACTTCGATGTGACGAAAGTCTTTTACTTCAATATATCACAAGGTCTACTTGTCGGTCCAAATTATGAAGACTTTGATGATCGCCTTGCTCGTCTTGCGACAAGCTTTGGTATTAATATTGGAAAATTTAATCTGTCTGGTAGTGAGTATTACTTTCATCAAAATCAAAAACACATTACTTCAATTGGGGTCGATCATACGGTTGATTATTTCAAGTATCGCCTTTCTTATAGCTATGACTCATTCTCCGAGCAAAGAAGATACCTCGAGTCGAACTTTACTCTTTCTCTATCAGATATGATTGAACTTAGAACTGGTCATTACTATGATTTCGAGCTTCAGCGTGTTTATGAATCTTATGTTGGGGCGCTATATTCCCCTGATAATAATTGTTGGAAATTTGATCTTGAGTATCGTCAGAAAGATAAAATTTTGGATAATGTGAAAACTCAAGATC